A genomic region of Miscanthus floridulus cultivar M001 chromosome 3, ASM1932011v1, whole genome shotgun sequence contains the following coding sequences:
- the LOC136545469 gene encoding putative receptor-like protein kinase At3g47110, producing MRIYVHLLLLFVVISTILLLGSCQTTPSSNNEDREALLDLKSFITSDPSGALSSWGNGSSECTWTGVMCKSKQGGRVTELDLRDLNLVGTISPHIGNLTALRSLYLQENHFAGNIPNHLGRLRQLQMLNLSSNLLTGTIPPAFTNCTGLMTIDLSGNVISGGIPASIHLLRKLRILNMGKNQLDGSIPSSIGNLSLLSNLDVNTNNLTGKIPEAMGGLDHIQHLQLSINNLKGMVPVQLYNRSMLVFFAFAKNDLHGEIPSDIGFRLPNLSVFHTCFNKFSGPIPPSLHNVTKIESIRMSNNQFTGSVPPGLNRLHNLVMYNIGFNHISDTTAIITDLTNCTNLQFIALDENLIEGSLPASFGNLSSSLVKLYLGGNRINGRIPPAVGSLTSLTLLNMSYNQLSGSIPSEIGRLSQLTALGLAGNKLSGLLPAEIGHLTALTRLEMSKNELVGRIPDELGLLQRVLFLDISSNKLHGDIPASLFALRSLSSVLNLSHNSLSGALSETVGQLENIIAIDLSDNLLNSSIPLSIGQCRSLQALSLSRNAMSGVIPDSIGNLRGLQSLDLSDNNLTGTIPESLAKLPLQLLNLSMNDLNGLVPSSGIFENHSIVYLYGNPNLCYSSLACYHSQYSSQSRKKPIVTVMVAASVVAAVSILVLVIVMLSWSRRFLPKAKAGETHSGVNIIANHPLISYEELFRVTNNFDQANLIGVGSFGLVYKAVLHDGTPVAIKVLDQSKVGAPKSWVAECETLRNVRHRNLIKLVTVCASADFAGNDFRAVVYELMSNGSLEDWIHQRKRHEDGTGLSAEEVFNVAIDAASALEYMHNDCGGQVVHCDIKPSNVLLDGDMIAKVSDFGLARLLAPVQPEQQSVSSIHGLKGSIGYIPPEYGYGSKPSTRGDAYSYGVMLLEMITGKSPLEQNFGGEMNLIKWVRDNFPRRAHKVIDKRLISTAIDDASLERLQESDTKQLLLNCLLTPMMEVALSCVVEAPDERSNMHDSLLRLKQTKETFLRNCSISRG from the exons ATGAGAATCTATGTCCATCTGCTGCTTCTcttcgtggtcatatctactatTTTACTCTTGGGTTCCTGTCAAACAACTCCAAGCAGCAATAACGAGGACCGAGAGGCTCTCCTTGATTTGAAATCCTTCATCACCAGTGACCCCTCAGGGGCGCTATCATCATGGGGGAATGGCTCGTCGGAGTGCACATGGACAGGGGTGATGTGCAAATCTAAACAAGGTGGCAGGGTCACAGAGCTGGATCTCAGGGACCTCAACTTGGTTGGAACTATTAGCCCTCACATTGGCAATCTCACAGCTCTACGTTCCCTGTACTTACAGGAGAATCACTTTGCCGGTAACATTCCTAACCATCTCGGTAGGCTTCGTCAGCTCCAAATGCTAAATCTTAGCAGCAACCTTCTTACCGGAACCATTCCCCCGGCTTTCACAAACTGCACTGGTCTCATGACCATCGATTTGTCGGGGAACGTCATTTCTGGTGGAATCCCTGCATCCATCCATCTTCTTCGGAAGCTTCGGATCCTAAACATGGGGAAGAACCAGCTAGATGGCAGTATTCCCTCATCAATTGGTAACCTGTCACTGCTAAGCAATCTTGATGTCAATACAAACAACCTCACCGGTAAAATCCCCGAAGCAATGGGCGGACTGGATCATATCCAGCACCTGCAGCTCTCCATAAACAACCTAAAAGGCATGGTTCCCGTGCAACTTTACAATCgctctatgcttgttttctttgcatttgcaaagaATGACCTTCATGGTGAGATTCCGAGTGATATTGGTTTTCGGCTCCCAAACCTAAGTGTGTTCCACACTTGCTTTAACAAGTTCAGTGGTCCGATCCCACCGTCCCTCCACAACGTGACCAAGATTGAGAGTATAAGGATGTCCAACAACCAGTTTACCGGCTCAGTGCCACCGGGTCTTAACAGACTCCATAATCTTGTCATGTACAACATTGGCTTCAACCACATATCAGACACCACAGCCATCATTACAGACCTAACAAACTGCACTAACCTGCAATTCATCGCCCTCGATGAGAATCTCATCGAGGGATCACTGCCTGCTTCATTTGGCAACCTGTCAAGTTCCCTTGTAAAGCTATACCTTGGCGGCAACCGGATAAATGGTCGAATACCGCCGGCCGTAGGAAGTTTAACATCCTTAACATTGCTCAACATGAGTTACAACCAACTCTCTGGGAGTATCCCATCAGAGATAGGTCGTCTCAGCCAGCTGACAGCGCTTGGGCTTGCCGGGAACAAACTATCAGGGCTACTCCCAGCGGAGATTGGGCACCTTACTGCACTCACAAGACTAGAGATGAGCAAGAATGAGTTGGTTGGTAGAATCCCAGACGAGTTGGGTCTCCTCCAACGTGTTCTTTTTCTGGATATATCAAGCAACAAACTCCATGGGGACATTCCTGCCTCCCTCTTTGCACTCAGGAGCCTTAGTTCTGTTCTTAATCTGTCACATAATTCACTTTCTGGAGCATTAAGTGAGACCGTCGGCCAGCTAGAGAATATCATCGCCATTGACCTCTCAGACAATTTACTCAACAGCAGTATCCCACTCTCGATAGGGCAGTGCCGGAGCCTGCAAGCACTATCCTTGAGCAGAAATGCCATGTCAGGAGTGATCCCTGACAGTATTGGGAATCTTAGAGGTTTGCAAAGCCTAGACCTTTCAGACAACAATTTAACTGGTACCATACCTGAAAGCCTAGCGAAGCTGCCTCTTCAACTATTAAACCTCTCGATGAATGACCTAAATGGGTTGGTTCCAAGCAGTGGAATCTTCGAGAACCACTCCATTGTTTACCTCTACGGAAACCCAAACCTTTGCTACTCAAGTTTAGCATGCTACCATTCGCAATATTCCTCCCAAAGTCGAAAGAAGCCCATAGTGACTGTGATGGTTGCTGCATCAGTAGTAGCTGCAGTTTCCATCCTTGTATTGGTTATTGTTATGTTGAGCTGGTCCCGGAGATTTTTACCAAAGGCAAAGGCAGGAGAGACACACAGCGGTGTTAACATCATAGCAAATCACCCACTTATTTCATATGAAGAGCTATTTCGTGTGACCAACAACTTTGACCAAGCAAACCTCATCGGGGTTGGTAGCTTTGGTTTGGTCTACAAAGCTGTACTACATGATGGAACACCAGTGGCCATCAAAGTACTAGACCAATCCAAGGTGGGAGCACCGAAGAGCTGGGTTGCAGAGTGTGAGACTCTCAGAAATGTCAGGCACCGTAACCTCATCAAGCTGGTCACAGTTTGTGCAAGTGCCGATTTCGCCGGCAACGACTTCCGCGCTGTGGTTTATGAGCTAATGAGCAATGGAAGCCTGGAGGACTGGATCCACCAGCGTAAACGCCATGAGGATGGGACTGGGCTCAGTGCTGAAGAGGTGTTCAACGTAGCCATTGATGCTGCCAGCGCGCTGGAGTACATGCACAATGATTGTGGGGGACAGGTGGTGCACTGTGACATCAAACCTAGCAATGTGCTGCTGGATGGAGATATGATTGCAAAAGTGAGTGACTTTGGTTTGGCCCGGTTATTAGCTCCAGTGCAACCAGAACAACAATCAGTTTCCAGTATTCATGGACTCAAGGGCTCCATTGGATACATTCCACCTG AATATGGATATGGGAGTAAACCATCCACAAGAGGTGATGCCTACAGCTACGGCGTAATGCTCCTCGAGATGATCACTGGCAAGAGCCCTCTCGAACAGAACTTTGGAGGGGAAATGAATCTCATAAAATGGGTGCGAGATAATTTCCCCCGTCGAGCTCACAAAGTAATTGACAAGCGACTCATCAGCACTGCAATTGATGATGCCTCCTTAGAAAGGTTGCAGGAAAGTGACACCAAGCAGCTGCTACTGAACTGCCTGTTAACACCCATGATGGAAGTGGCCTTATCCTGTGTTGTCGAGGCCCCGGACGAACGAAGCAACATGCATGATTCGCTACTAAGGTTGAAGCAAACGAAGgagactttcttgcgcaattgcAGCATCAGCAGAGGTTGA